The sequence GTAGCCCTAAAAGAAACCAACAAGTCGATAGTTATCACGGTGGACTGCAACAGCCGCTATGTGCATGCCGACCCCGAGCAGGGCACTGCTATAGCCGTTGCCGAAGCTGCCCGCAACATCGTTTGCTCCGGTGGCGAGCCCATTGCCATCACCAACTGTCTGAACTTCGGCAACCCCTACAACCCGGAGGTATATTGGCAGTTTGTGCATGCCATTTTGGGCATGAAAAAAGCATGCGAGCGCTTTGAAACCCCTGTAACCGGTGGCAACGTGAGCTTCTACAATCAGTCAGAGGAAGGTCCGGTATTTCCCACCCCTACTATAGGCATGCTGGGGCTGCTCGAAAACCGCGAGTGGCAGATGACCCTCGATTTCAAAAAAGCGGGCGATTTAATATACCTGATTGGTTCGCCAAAAAACTGTATTTCTTCTTCTGAATATCTTTATGCCTATCACGGCGTGGAGGCTTCTCCTGCTCCTTTCTTCCACTTAGACGAAGAGTGGGAAGTGCAGCAGCTCATCAAGCAGCTGATTCGTGCGGGCTTACTGCGTTCTGCACATGATGTTTCTGACGGCGGTTTGTTCATCACCTTAGCTGAGTCGGCTATGCCCCGTGCGCTGGGCTTCCGTATTCGTACAGACAAGCGCTTCCGCCGTGATGCTTATCTCTTTGGCGAAAGCCAAAGCCGTGTGGTGGTTACTGTCAAGCCTACCCATCAAAAGAAATTTGAGCGCTTCATGGAAGGCAAAGGCGTAGAGTATAAACTCATTGGTGAAGTAATCAAAGAGCATTTCATAGTGGACAAAGACAAGTGGATGGACGTGCAAGAAGCCTACGAGCTGTACGAAGGGGCACTTCCACGATATATGGAGCAAGGATAAGCGGCATGCACATACTTGCTTGTTGAGGCGGGCGGTAATTGTCCGCCTTTTTTTTGCCAAAAGGAAAACAGACAGTAAGCAGTAAAAAAAAGCAGAAGGGGAACCGAAAATCCGATTCCCCTTCTGCTTTCAGAGGTAGCGGGCGGATTCGAACCGCCGTACGGGGTTTTGCAGACCCCTGCCTAACCGCTCGGCCACGCCACCATTTCCGTCTTTGCGCCTGCAAACTTAGCGAGTACAGGTAAAATATCAAAACATTTTTTCTTTTTTTTCTTCAAACAAATCGAATAATCGTCTCTTTCAACTCTTTACAGAATTCACTTTTATGAAGTCAAACAAAAAACAGCCATAGGGCTTGCACGATATGGAAAAGCTTTCTATATTTGCAGCGTCAATAAGAGACAAGCAGGAGCGGTAGTTCAGCTGGTTAGAACGCCGGCCTGTCACGCCGGAGGCCGCGGGTTCGAGTCCCGTCCGTTCCGCGCAAGGAGAAGTTCAAAACTTCTCCTTTTTTTGCTTTAGTCCTTTCAAGACTCGGTGCCTGTTTGTTTTCATCCGTAAATAATTTTTTTAATTGGTCGGATAGAACTCGCATGATGAATTTTCATCTGTGTTTGTGTTAAACGAATCATGCTCGTTTCAGCAGAGAATATTTCGGCATTTTTTCAAAACAAAAGCGGCTGAAATACAAAGAGGTAGGAATTTTAAAAAATTTTTTTCAAAAAAATATTTGCACAATTCATCGGGCTTATGCTATATTTGCATCGTCAATTAAAGACAAAAGGCAAGCGCGAGTAGCTCAGTTGGTAGAGCGCAACCTTGCCAAGGTTGAGGTCGCGGGTTCGAATCCCGTCTCGCGCTCGAATGAAAAAAACAAGCCTGCTTAGTTTTTGCTAAGTAGGTTTTTTTGATTAGATTGCTTGCAACAGGCGCGAGTAGCTCAGTTGGTAGAGCATCAGCTTCCCAAGCTGAGGGCCGCGGGTTCGAGTCCCGTCTCGCGCTCTCACAAGGCGCTCACACTTATCGTGGGCGCCTTGTTCTTTGCTCCCATACTTAAGCATCGGTATAAAAAACTCGCTTGACCCGACTGCCTATCCCTGTCAATATTTCGTAGGGGATGGTACCTAAGCGCTGGCTCAATTCTTTAAGCTGTTCTACATTTTCAAAAATAATGACCCGGTCTCCTTCTTTTGCTTCCGGCACTTCGCTTACGTCAATCATACACATATCCATGCAAACATTGCCCACAACCGGCACTGCTTTTCCATGTACATACACTACTCCTCTGCCGTTCGATAATGCGCGTCGAAAACCATCGGCATAGCCGATGTTAATGGTGGCAATGTGCATTGGTTTTTCTGCCATAAAACGGCGCCCATAACCTACACTTTCGCCCGCCTGAATATGTTTAATTTGTGCAATATTGGTGCTAAGACGCACCGCCAATGCCAGTTCTTCCTGCAGCAGCTGCGATGGGTCGATTCCATAAAGCGCAATGCCCAGGCGCACCATATCGTACTGAGCCTCCGGAAAGCGCAAAATACCTGCCGAATTCAAGGCATGTCGCAAAAAAGGATAATGCAACGCCTCACGGAAATAAAGGCAGGCTTCTTCGAAGAGCTGCAGTTGGTGACGGGTAAAGCTGTCATGTGCCGGCTCGTCGGCAGCCGCCAGATGCGTAAATACCGACTCCACTTTTAAGTGTTGCTGTTGTGCCAAGTGTTGTGCCAACGCCTTCCACTCATTTTGTTCAAAACCGAGGCGCCGCATGCCGGTGTCTATTTTGATATGCACCGGATAGGCACTTTCCCCGCGCATCTCTACTAAAGTCTGAAAACTACTGAGTACTCGATGGTTGTACAGCTCCGGCTCTAAGCGGTGTTCAATCAGCGCTTCGAAGGCGTCGGCTTCCGGGTTCATTACCATAATGGGCAGCGTGATGCCCTGTTCACGCAATCGAACCCCCTCGTCGGTATAAGCCACCGCCAAGTAGTCGGCTCTTAGGAAGGAAAGCATGCGTGCCACTTCTTCTATGCCGCTGCCATAGCCAAAAGCTTTTACCATAACCATAATTTTGGTAGCAGGATGCAAACGGCGGCGCACGCAGTGGTAATTATGCATGAGCGTATCGAGGTTTACTTCCAGAAGCGTGCGGTGCAGGTGTTGCTCCAGATGGCGCACCAACTGCTCAAAAGCAAACTTACGCGCCCCTTTGATTAAAATGTGGCTATGATGCAGGCGGTCGAGCAGTCCGCTTTCCAGCAGTGTCGAAGTAGAGGGAAAGCAATGCACCTCCGGGATAGCAGAGAAAAAAGAACGGTGTAGGCAGATATTTTCGCCCACGCCTATGAGGGTGTACACCCCGGCGGCTTCCAGCATTTCGGCTATACGATGATAAAGTACCGAATGAGGCAAGCCCGTTTCCAGCATATCGGACAACACCACCACTTTACGGCGCTCCTGTGCCTGATGCTGCAAAACAGACAAAGCAACATGCAAACTTTCCACATCGTTGCTATAGGAATCATCAATGAGCACATTGTGGCGTACCCCCTGCTTCACTTCCATACGCATAGACAAGGGGCGCAAGCGCTGGACACGGGCTGCTATTACTTCCGGGTGATAGTCCATGTAAAGCATGAATGCTACGGCAGAAAGGGCATTTTCTATGGAAGCTTCGTCTATGAAAGGCAAATGCAGATGAAAGCTCTGCGCCTGATAGCGTACAGCCAAGCGTACGCCTTCTTTGTGCTCTTCCAGCACTTTGTACTGCATAACTGCCGATGGGTGCGTTCCCCACGAAAGGTGATATACATGCGCTGGCAGTTGTTCCC comes from Thermonema lapsum and encodes:
- a CDS encoding bifunctional UDP-N-acetylmuramoyl-tripeptide:D-alanyl-D-alanine ligase/alanine racemase, encoding MEEWTAARVHTVLESLLTASPRLALPQAIIRQLLTDTRSIQKAAHTLFFAIPGKHYDGHRFIAEAYEKGVRHFVVQKEWHHDFPDVNVWQVKNTVEALQALAAAHRSRFHIPVVGITGSNGKTIVKEWLFMLLAQEYSIVRSPKSFNSQIGVPLSVWQMRPYHQLALFEAGISQSGEMERLERIIRPTVGILTNIGAAHDSGFPNRTTKLQEKLKLFTHARCLIYPSKLKELYPEAWEQLPAHVYHLSWGTHPSAVMQYKVLEEHKEGVRLAVRYQAQSFHLHLPFIDEASIENALSAVAFMLYMDYHPEVIAARVQRLRPLSMRMEVKQGVRHNVLIDDSYSNDVESLHVALSVLQHQAQERRKVVVLSDMLETGLPHSVLYHRIAEMLEAAGVYTLIGVGENICLHRSFFSAIPEVHCFPSTSTLLESGLLDRLHHSHILIKGARKFAFEQLVRHLEQHLHRTLLEVNLDTLMHNYHCVRRRLHPATKIMVMVKAFGYGSGIEEVARMLSFLRADYLAVAYTDEGVRLREQGITLPIMVMNPEADAFEALIEHRLEPELYNHRVLSSFQTLVEMRGESAYPVHIKIDTGMRRLGFEQNEWKALAQHLAQQQHLKVESVFTHLAAADEPAHDSFTRHQLQLFEEACLYFREALHYPFLRHALNSAGILRFPEAQYDMVRLGIALYGIDPSQLLQEELALAVRLSTNIAQIKHIQAGESVGYGRRFMAEKPMHIATINIGYADGFRRALSNGRGVVYVHGKAVPVVGNVCMDMCMIDVSEVPEAKEGDRVIIFENVEQLKELSQRLGTIPYEILTGIGSRVKRVFYTDA